One Bacillus sp. SM2101 genomic window, AAGAATGTAACAAAAAAATTTAAGGGTAAATTGGCTGTAAATCATTTCTCAATGGACATAAAAACAAGAGAATGTGTAGGTTTAATAGGACCAAATGGGGCGGGGAAATCTACATTATTAAAAGTGATCTCTAATATTATTTTTCCTAATTCAGGAGAAGTGCTATTGGATGGGAAGCATGTTGCAAAAATGAAGAGGGAAATCGGTTATTTGCCGCAACATCCAGAATTTTTCCCATGGATGACAGCCATTGAAACATTAATGTTTATGGGTCAGTTATCTAATGTAAACAAAGAGGAATTAACTCACTCAATACCTAATGTTTTAGAAAAAGTGGGGTTGAAAGGAGAAGAAAATTCAAAAGTAGGTACATTTTCTGGTGGAATGAAACAACGGCTTGGTATAGCTCAAGCTTTATTACATCGACCTGCACTTATCGTAATGGATGAACCAGTATCAGCTTTAGATCCCATTGGGAGAAGAGAAGTGTTAAATTTGATCGAAGAAATTAAAAAAGAGACGACAGTATTATTATCAACTCATATACTTGCAGATGCTGAAGAAATATGTGATAGATTTATGATCATTAAAAATGGGAAGAAAATTAAAGATACTACTGCCATCGATTTGTTAAGTCAGTATAGTCAAAAGATCTTGAGAGTAGTGATTGATAGCAATGATCAAAAATGGGTTGATGTTGTAAAAGCACTTCCCTTTGTGAAGGATGTGGAAGTCACTGGACATACATTG contains:
- a CDS encoding ABC transporter ATP-binding protein, whose protein sequence is MKLEVKNVTKKFKGKLAVNHFSMDIKTRECVGLIGPNGAGKSTLLKVISNIIFPNSGEVLLDGKHVAKMKREIGYLPQHPEFFPWMTAIETLMFMGQLSNVNKEELTHSIPNVLEKVGLKGEENSKVGTFSGGMKQRLGIAQALLHRPALIVMDEPVSALDPIGRREVLNLIEEIKKETTVLLSTHILADAEEICDRFMIIKNGKKIKDTTAIDLLSQYSQKILRVVIDSNDQKWVDVVKALPFVKDVEVTGHTLKIKVENIETSKDLLLKNALEHEVNLVKFEINSDTLEDIFLRMVVGA